The proteins below come from a single Cetobacterium somerae ATCC BAA-474 genomic window:
- a CDS encoding ABC transporter substrate-binding protein → MLKKVFMLNIFVFSIGYSRILVDGIGRKVEIPEKVERIISTVPSNTEIIVDMGLVNILAGVDIYSEKISKELEGKGILNTDRLNEEKIMELMPDLVITSQHNLSKGKESLNIFDEVGIPIYVMKTPNSLEEVKKSIDEIGNLLNERKKSDNLKNNYAEELEKLKSQKERQKRVYFEILNNPIYTTGGKTFLNDVIENAGGKNIFENQEGWISPTLESIIEENPEFIFVGEDRKEIIEDIKTRPEWRELDAIKTGKVYFVDEGINRPSTRVLKSLKQMKEVLSNDKF, encoded by the coding sequence GTGTTAAAAAAGGTATTTATGTTAAATATATTTGTATTTTCAATTGGATATTCAAGAATATTAGTAGATGGAATTGGTCGTAAAGTTGAAATTCCTGAAAAAGTAGAGAGAATAATTTCAACAGTTCCATCAAATACAGAGATAATAGTAGATATGGGATTAGTTAATATTTTAGCTGGAGTAGATATATATTCTGAAAAAATATCTAAAGAATTAGAAGGTAAAGGAATTTTAAATACAGATAGATTGAATGAAGAAAAAATAATGGAACTGATGCCAGATTTAGTTATAACATCCCAACACAATCTATCTAAAGGAAAAGAGAGCTTAAATATTTTTGATGAGGTTGGAATTCCTATTTATGTAATGAAAACTCCAAATTCATTAGAAGAAGTTAAAAAATCTATAGATGAAATTGGAAATCTTTTAAATGAGAGAAAAAAGAGTGATAATTTAAAAAATAATTATGCTGAAGAATTAGAAAAGTTAAAATCACAAAAAGAAAGGCAAAAGCGAGTATACTTTGAAATTTTAAATAATCCTATATATACAACAGGAGGAAAAACATTTTTAAATGATGTTATAGAAAATGCTGGTGGAAAAAATATATTTGAAAATCAAGAGGGATGGATTTCGCCGACTTTAGAATCTATTATTGAAGAGAATCCTGAATTTATATTTGTAGGTGAGGATAGAAAAGAGATTATAGAGGATATAAAGACTAGACCAGAATGGCGAGAGCTTGATGCTATAAAAACTGGAAAAGTGTATTTTGTAGACGAAGGGATTAATAGACCATCAACAAGAGTTTTAAAATCTTTAAAACAGATGAAGGAAGTGCTTTCCAATGATAAGTTTTAG
- a CDS encoding TonB-dependent receptor — translation MKKRFYIAGLILASSLSMGQDKVVKLEESVITSENTETTIADIPKNITVLTGEEITQRGAKTVAEALKLVSSVIVKEMGGADAAFDIRGQGPTAKSNVIVLVDGAPINSIDLSGYQTSNIPVDNIERIEVIPSGGSVLYGDGAVGGTINIVTKAPENKKNYGSLNSEIGSYGLKKQQITYGTKIGEKLLVEVDYLKKEKDGYRDYSKDDLQSFGFRSRYKLNDGELKFKYNYSKNDFKAPGALTKDEVNEDRTQSNPNAWRIDGKTEKNNFVGDYLYNINSDLEFKLLGRYAHENYSSNGSNYKTEVKYLKPQLKYSYLDENYVVFGGDIYQGETRDFAYGNGKSEKNSLGGFIINSSTIEKFRFTQGYRRQNIEYKGDRFVTRKFKEDAIELTGSYLYSDSGSTYVSYTKGFRAPNTDEINAWAGEFNPQKTETYEIGVKDFVGNTYISTSVFYIETENEIFYGVNKNDEFNKNRNLDGTSKRKGIEFSLEHYFDKLTISESITYMKTEFKEGKDIPGIPNIKGVLNFNYKFNEKLSMNNSWEYYGKSYDSNDEANEREKIDSYLLSGLTFVYDFQDGLVINAGINNLFNEKYYDYVGYSSYSKTRNYYPAPERNYYIGFKYSF, via the coding sequence ATGAAAAAAAGATTTTATATTGCAGGACTGATTCTTGCATCTAGTTTATCAATGGGACAAGACAAGGTTGTGAAATTAGAAGAAAGTGTTATAACGAGTGAAAATACAGAGACAACAATAGCAGATATACCTAAAAATATAACTGTATTAACAGGAGAAGAGATAACGCAAAGGGGAGCGAAAACAGTAGCAGAAGCTTTAAAATTAGTATCAAGTGTTATTGTAAAAGAGATGGGTGGAGCAGATGCCGCTTTTGATATAAGAGGTCAAGGGCCTACAGCAAAGTCAAATGTTATAGTATTAGTTGATGGAGCGCCAATTAATTCGATTGATTTATCAGGATATCAAACAAGCAATATTCCAGTAGATAATATAGAGAGAATTGAAGTAATACCTTCTGGAGGCTCAGTTTTATACGGAGATGGAGCAGTTGGAGGAACAATAAATATAGTGACAAAAGCACCTGAAAATAAAAAAAATTATGGAAGCTTAAATAGTGAAATAGGATCTTATGGATTAAAAAAACAGCAAATTACATATGGAACTAAAATAGGAGAAAAGCTTTTAGTTGAAGTAGATTATTTGAAAAAAGAAAAAGATGGATATAGGGATTATTCTAAAGATGATTTACAAAGTTTTGGATTTAGAAGTAGATATAAACTTAATGATGGAGAGTTAAAATTTAAATATAATTATTCTAAAAATGATTTTAAAGCTCCGGGAGCATTGACTAAAGATGAAGTTAATGAAGACAGAACACAATCTAATCCAAATGCTTGGAGAATTGATGGAAAAACAGAGAAAAATAATTTTGTAGGAGATTACTTATATAATATAAATTCTGATTTAGAATTTAAACTATTAGGAAGATATGCTCATGAAAACTACTCTTCAAATGGAAGTAATTACAAGACAGAAGTTAAATATTTAAAGCCACAACTTAAATATTCATATTTAGATGAGAATTATGTTGTATTTGGTGGAGACATTTATCAGGGAGAGACAAGAGATTTTGCTTATGGAAATGGAAAATCTGAAAAAAACTCTTTAGGTGGATTTATAATAAATAGTTCTACAATAGAGAAGTTTAGATTTACTCAAGGATACAGAAGACAAAATATTGAATACAAGGGAGATAGATTTGTAACAAGAAAGTTTAAAGAAGATGCAATAGAACTGACAGGAAGCTATTTATATTCTGATTCGGGATCTACATATGTAAGTTATACCAAAGGATTTAGAGCACCTAATACAGATGAAATAAATGCTTGGGCAGGAGAATTTAATCCTCAAAAAACAGAAACTTATGAAATTGGAGTAAAGGATTTTGTAGGGAATACATATATCTCAACATCAGTATTCTATATAGAAACAGAAAATGAAATTTTCTATGGAGTAAATAAAAACGATGAATTTAATAAAAATAGAAATTTAGATGGAACAAGTAAGAGAAAAGGAATAGAGTTTTCTTTAGAACACTATTTTGATAAATTGACAATATCGGAATCAATAACTTATATGAAAACAGAGTTTAAAGAAGGGAAAGATATTCCTGGAATTCCTAATATAAAGGGAGTATTAAACTTTAATTATAAATTTAATGAAAAATTAAGTATGAATAACTCTTGGGAATACTATGGAAAATCTTACGATAGTAATGATGAAGCCAATGAAAGAGAGAAAATAGATAGCTATTTATTAAGTGGATTAACTTTTGTATATGATTTTCAAGATGGATTAGTTATAAATGCTGGAATTAATAATTTATTTAATGAAAAATATTATGATTATGTAGGATATAGTAGTTATAGTAAAACTCGTAATTACTACCCTGCACCAGAAAGAAATTATTATATTGGATTTAAATATAGTTTTTAA
- a CDS encoding methylated-DNA--[protein]-cysteine S-methyltransferase, whose amino-acid sequence MKNIIPGYFYIFDTPFGLLKIEELNNEIIKIELNKPTSNRTFKLTKLLEESFKEIDEFLKGKRKKFTFKINPIGTEFQKSVWKALLNIPYGEVKTYKDIAIAIGNPKACRAVGLANNKNPIPIVIPCHRVIGSNGKLTGYAYGLSIKSHLLNLEKGAK is encoded by the coding sequence ATGAAAAATATTATCCCAGGTTATTTTTATATTTTTGACACTCCATTTGGTTTACTTAAAATTGAAGAATTAAATAATGAAATTATTAAAATTGAACTTAACAAACCTACTTCAAATAGAACTTTTAAGCTTACAAAACTTTTAGAAGAATCCTTTAAAGAGATTGATGAATTTCTAAAAGGCAAGAGAAAAAAATTTACATTTAAAATAAATCCTATTGGAACAGAGTTTCAAAAATCTGTTTGGAAAGCATTGCTTAATATTCCTTATGGAGAAGTTAAAACTTATAAAGATATTGCAATTGCTATTGGCAATCCTAAGGCATGTAGAGCTGTTGGATTAGCAAACAATAAAAATCCCATCCCCATAGTTATTCCTTGTCATAGAGTAATTGGTTCCAATGGTAAACTAACTGGATATGCCTATGGATTATCTATAAAATCCCATTTACTTAATTTAGAAAAAGGTGCAAAATAA
- the putP gene encoding sodium/proline symporter PutP, translated as MIGVETFITFGAYLLFLIGVGVYFYGKTSSSEDYLIGGRGVGSWVTALSAQASDMSGWLLMGLPGAVYLSGFGQIWVVIGLTVGTYLNWKFIAPKLRVETEIEDTLTLPTFLEKKLKDDKGTIRKVLALGTLFFFTIYSSSGLVAAGKLFESILGIDYKVAVIIGAVTIVVYTFMGGYLASCWTDFFQGGLMFLAIIAVPLAAYYKIGDIETVRQGIELKGISFNIFKQNGENIGILGILSSLAWGLGYFGQPHILVRFMSISDVKELKKSRRIAMIWVIISLIGAIAIGLLGIPLFKNVAELGGDAEKIFIYMIKELFNPWVAGILLAAILSAIMSTIDSQLLVSSTTLTEDFYKYMKKDVSDKEIMWVGRLCVVVIALLALLFALNQNAKVLSLVAYAWGGFGTIFGPAIISVLYFKNVNSKSVLSGILVGMFVFLMWKVLGLDSYMYELLPGFFTNLITVYIVEKVVFKNVVEA; from the coding sequence ATGATAGGAGTAGAAACATTTATTACATTTGGAGCATATTTATTATTTTTAATAGGAGTAGGAGTTTATTTTTATGGAAAAACCTCCAGTTCTGAGGATTACTTAATAGGAGGTAGAGGAGTAGGAAGTTGGGTAACTGCGCTATCAGCACAAGCTAGTGATATGAGTGGATGGTTATTAATGGGATTACCAGGAGCAGTATATCTTTCAGGATTTGGACAAATTTGGGTTGTAATAGGTTTAACCGTGGGAACATATTTAAATTGGAAATTTATAGCTCCAAAACTTAGAGTTGAAACTGAAATAGAAGATACCTTAACTTTACCAACATTTTTAGAAAAAAAATTAAAAGATGATAAAGGAACAATAAGAAAAGTTCTAGCTTTAGGAACACTATTTTTCTTTACAATTTATTCATCATCTGGACTAGTAGCAGCAGGAAAACTATTTGAATCAATACTTGGAATTGATTACAAAGTTGCAGTAATAATTGGTGCAGTAACAATAGTCGTGTATACATTTATGGGAGGATATTTAGCTTCTTGTTGGACAGATTTTTTTCAAGGAGGGCTAATGTTTTTAGCTATAATAGCTGTTCCGTTAGCAGCATATTATAAAATTGGAGATATTGAGACAGTTAGACAAGGAATTGAGTTGAAAGGAATTTCATTTAATATATTTAAACAAAATGGAGAGAATATAGGAATATTAGGAATATTGTCTTCTTTAGCTTGGGGACTAGGATATTTTGGACAACCTCATATTTTAGTTAGATTTATGAGTATAAGTGATGTAAAAGAATTAAAAAAATCTAGAAGAATAGCTATGATATGGGTAATTATCTCTTTAATTGGAGCAATAGCAATTGGACTTTTAGGAATACCACTTTTTAAAAATGTTGCAGAGTTAGGAGGAGATGCAGAAAAAATATTTATCTATATGATAAAAGAGTTGTTTAATCCTTGGGTAGCAGGAATTTTATTAGCTGCAATATTATCAGCAATAATGTCAACGATAGATTCACAATTGTTAGTTTCATCAACTACTTTAACAGAAGACTTTTATAAATATATGAAAAAAGATGTTTCTGACAAAGAGATAATGTGGGTTGGAAGACTATGTGTTGTTGTAATAGCTTTATTAGCATTACTATTTGCATTAAATCAAAATGCTAAAGTATTATCATTGGTAGCTTATGCTTGGGGAGGTTTTGGGACAATATTTGGACCAGCAATAATATCGGTACTTTATTTTAAAAATGTAAATAGCAAAAGTGTTTTATCAGGGATTTTAGTTGGAATGTTTGTATTTTTAATGTGGAAAGTTTTAGGGTTAGATAGTTATATGTATGAGTTATTACCAGGATTTTTTACTAATCTAATAACAGTTTACATAGTAGAGAAAGTAGTTTTTAAAAATGTAGTTGAAGCTTAA
- a CDS encoding rhodanese-like domain-containing protein, with protein sequence MKKYQTLNKIEVKELLTQENTVLLDVRTEDEYWEESVEDSLNVPLHELEERVIELDKSKTYITFCRSGVRSKTAALILLEEGFTKVFNSQEGILTWK encoded by the coding sequence ATGAAAAAATATCAAACATTAAATAAAATTGAAGTAAAAGAACTGCTAACACAGGAGAATACAGTACTTTTAGATGTACGAACAGAAGATGAATACTGGGAAGAATCAGTTGAAGATAGTTTAAATGTTCCACTACATGAATTAGAAGAAAGAGTTATTGAGCTAGATAAAAGTAAGACGTATATAACTTTTTGTAGAAGCGGAGTTCGTTCTAAAACAGCAGCTTTAATTTTATTAGAAGAGGGATTCACAAAAGTTTTTAATTCTCAAGAGGGAATATTAACTTGGAAATAA
- a CDS encoding flavodoxin, translating to MKKIGIFYGTTSGITAGIVDEIEFYLRGEEYEVFDVANGIDEMENVENLILVSPTYGVGELQKDWENVYDKLKSLDFTNKVVGIVGVGNQFAFGESYVGAMRKLYDAVIAKGAKVVGFTSTEGYSYEETESVVDDKFIGLALDESNQDNETPDRIKAWIEEIKPLFN from the coding sequence ATGAAAAAAATAGGAATTTTTTATGGAACAACATCAGGAATAACAGCTGGAATAGTTGATGAAATAGAGTTTTACTTAAGAGGAGAGGAATACGAGGTTTTTGATGTAGCAAATGGAATTGATGAGATGGAGAATGTTGAAAATCTAATTTTAGTTTCACCAACTTATGGAGTTGGAGAGCTACAAAAAGATTGGGAAAATGTGTATGATAAATTAAAAAGTTTAGATTTTACTAATAAGGTAGTAGGAATCGTAGGTGTAGGAAATCAATTTGCATTCGGTGAGTCATACGTTGGAGCAATGAGAAAATTATATGATGCAGTTATAGCTAAAGGTGCTAAAGTGGTAGGATTTACTTCAACAGAAGGATATAGTTATGAAGAAACTGAATCAGTTGTGGATGATAAATTTATTGGTCTTGCTTTAGATGAAAGTAATCAAGATAATGAAACACCTGATAGAATCAAAGCGTGGATAGAAGAGATTAAACCTCTATTTAATTAA
- a CDS encoding tRNA threonylcarbamoyladenosine dehydratase, translating to MIFQRTELLIGTENLNKLNSSHVLVFGVGGVGGFVVEALVRAGVGELTVVDFDTVDITNLNRQIIATQDTVGKDKVEIIKERALSINPNIKINAYKEKFFKDKREIFFSENKKYTYIVDAIDIVTAKLDLITIAKELKIPIISSMGTGNKINPTMLEITDISKTSVCPLAKVMRAELKKRRIQKVKVLFSKELPMKPKNLENNREKQNNVGSISFVPSVAGLIIASEVIKDITGLKNLGGN from the coding sequence ATGATTTTTCAAAGAACAGAGTTGTTGATAGGTACAGAAAACTTAAATAAGTTAAACAGTTCCCATGTGCTTGTATTTGGAGTGGGAGGAGTAGGTGGATTTGTAGTAGAAGCTTTAGTTAGAGCTGGTGTTGGGGAGTTGACAGTTGTTGATTTTGATACAGTTGATATAACAAATCTTAACAGACAAATAATCGCTACTCAAGATACTGTTGGTAAAGACAAAGTTGAAATTATAAAAGAAAGAGCTTTATCAATAAATCCAAATATAAAGATAAACGCCTATAAAGAGAAATTTTTTAAAGACAAAAGAGAAATATTCTTTTCAGAAAATAAAAAATATACTTATATTGTTGATGCGATAGATATAGTTACAGCAAAATTAGATTTAATAACTATAGCAAAGGAATTAAAAATTCCAATTATATCATCAATGGGAACAGGAAATAAAATAAATCCAACAATGTTAGAGATTACAGATATATCAAAAACATCTGTTTGCCCATTAGCAAAAGTTATGAGAGCAGAATTAAAAAAGAGAAGAATTCAAAAGGTAAAGGTGCTATTTTCAAAAGAGCTACCAATGAAACCGAAGAATTTAGAGAATAATAGAGAGAAGCAAAATAACGTAGGAAGTATATCTTTTGTCCCATCTGTAGCAGGTCTTATAATTGCAAGTGAGGTTATAAAAGATATAACTGGTTTGAAAAATTTAGGAGGAAATTAA
- the htpG gene encoding molecular chaperone HtpG — protein sequence MKKETKVFQAETKELLNLMVHSIYTHKEIFLRELISNASDATDKLKFKALTDTHILDSSEELCITITPNEELRTLTITDHGIGMTFEEVVENIGTIAKSGSKAFLSSLEEAKKNNDLNIIGQFGVGFYSAFMVADKIILETKSPYSDKGVKWTSTGEGSYEIEEIDKTERGTSITLYLKDNDEDKEFLNEYKIKGLIKKYSDYVKYPIMLKDERINSTKPIWKTPKDELKDEDYNEFYKSTYHDWQDPLLHFNFNVQGNLEYNAILFIPQVPPYDLYTREYKRGLQLYTKNVFIMDKCEELIPQYFNFIKGLVDTDDLSLNISREILQKTQQLKAISKNLEKKIISEFEKLMTNDRDKYIKFWEVFGRHIKFGVHENFGLNKDKLENLLLFKSSKNLDYTSLKEYVDRMKNDQKEIYYAVGENLDILQKMPKVLNVINKGFEVLYLTEGADEFALKTMNTFKEKTFKSVTEVTFETEEEKEEIKKLSEINKSLLDKIKETLKEKVVEIKLNPELGDSSVSLSSKGEVSLEMEKLLSQIPGNEGVKAEKVLEINPNHPLFNKLQNASEAELKDLSDILYNQGLLIEGFALENPLDFVTKLNNILSK from the coding sequence ATGAAAAAAGAAACAAAAGTATTTCAAGCTGAAACTAAAGAACTTTTAAACCTTATGGTACACTCTATTTACACTCATAAGGAAATTTTTTTAAGGGAACTTATCTCAAATGCTAGTGATGCCACTGATAAATTAAAATTCAAGGCTCTTACAGATACTCATATCTTAGATTCTTCTGAAGAACTTTGTATAACTATTACTCCTAATGAAGAATTAAGAACTCTAACTATTACTGATCATGGAATAGGTATGACTTTTGAGGAAGTTGTAGAAAATATCGGTACTATTGCTAAATCTGGATCAAAAGCATTTTTATCTTCACTAGAAGAAGCTAAGAAAAATAATGATTTAAATATAATCGGGCAATTTGGAGTTGGTTTTTACTCTGCATTTATGGTTGCTGACAAGATCATTTTAGAAACTAAATCACCATATTCTGATAAAGGAGTTAAATGGACATCTACAGGTGAAGGAAGTTATGAAATTGAAGAGATTGATAAGACAGAAAGAGGAACTTCAATTACTTTATATTTAAAAGACAATGATGAAGATAAAGAATTTTTAAATGAATATAAAATCAAAGGCCTTATAAAAAAATATTCTGATTATGTTAAATATCCAATAATGTTAAAAGATGAAAGAATTAATTCAACTAAACCTATTTGGAAAACACCTAAAGATGAATTAAAAGATGAAGATTATAATGAATTTTATAAATCTACTTATCACGATTGGCAAGATCCTCTTTTACATTTTAACTTTAATGTTCAAGGAAATTTAGAGTATAATGCTATCTTATTTATACCACAAGTTCCTCCATACGATCTTTATACAAGAGAATACAAGAGAGGACTTCAGCTATATACTAAAAATGTTTTTATAATGGACAAATGTGAAGAACTAATTCCTCAATATTTTAATTTTATAAAAGGATTAGTTGATACAGATGATTTATCTCTTAACATATCAAGAGAAATTTTACAAAAAACTCAGCAATTAAAGGCTATATCTAAAAATTTAGAGAAAAAAATTATAAGCGAATTTGAAAAATTAATGACTAATGACAGAGATAAATATATAAAATTCTGGGAAGTTTTTGGAAGACATATTAAATTTGGTGTTCATGAAAACTTTGGGTTAAATAAAGATAAATTAGAAAATCTTCTTCTTTTCAAAAGTTCTAAGAATTTAGATTATACATCTCTTAAAGAGTATGTAGACAGAATGAAAAATGACCAAAAGGAAATTTATTATGCAGTTGGTGAAAATCTAGATATTCTTCAAAAAATGCCTAAAGTTTTAAACGTTATCAATAAAGGTTTTGAAGTTTTATATCTTACAGAGGGTGCTGATGAGTTTGCTTTAAAAACTATGAACACTTTCAAAGAAAAGACATTTAAATCAGTTACTGAAGTAACTTTTGAAACTGAAGAAGAAAAAGAAGAAATTAAAAAACTTTCTGAAATAAATAAATCTCTTCTTGATAAAATAAAAGAAACATTAAAAGAAAAAGTTGTTGAAATCAAATTAAATCCTGAACTTGGAGATAGTTCTGTTTCTTTATCATCTAAAGGTGAAGTTTCTTTAGAAATGGAAAAACTTTTATCTCAAATTCCAGGTAATGAAGGTGTAAAAGCTGAAAAGGTTCTAGAAATAAATCCAAATCATCCACTATTCAACAAACTACAAAACGCTTCAGAAGCTGAACTAAAAGATTTATCAGATATTCTTTACAATCAAGGATTATTAATAGAAGGATTTGCTCTTGAAAATCCATTAGACTTTGTTACAAAATTGAATAATATTCTAAGCAAATAA
- a CDS encoding fructose-bisphosphatase class III: MNIKEEELKYLKLLAKNFPTIAETATEIINLEAILSLPKGTEHFISDIHGEYEAFNHVLKNCSGVIKEKIENIFINLPEKEKNQLATVIYYPKEKIELIQSIGIDMEEWYKKTIPRILEVLKVVSSKYTRSKVGKAMTKEFSYIIQELLYERAEEKNKKDYIEGIINTIIDIGRGKEFIINVSMLIQRLVVDTLHIVGDIYDRGPYPHKIVDKLMKYHNVDIQWGNHDILWVGAACGHGACIANAIRICLRYSNREILEDGYGINLLPLATLAMEFYGDDLCSEFKPKTKDKSSDEELLSKMHKAISIIQFKLEGEVIKRNSTFNMEDRLLLHNLDNSYLTLDRDNLYSLNEREKEVVEGLMRSFKNSEKLQEHIKFLLEKGSVYLKKNSNLLFHGCMPLDEKGGFREVDIFGKKYSGKRLFERCDQLCREGYYDEKSIQGKDFIWYLWCGKDSPLFGKDKMRTFERYFFSDKESHKENYDYYYEFSENKEVADRILKEFGILDEYSHIINGHVPVKVRKGETPIRAQGKLILIDGGFSKAYQSTTGIAGYTLIFNSHGKRLVCHKPFENIGDSVEKCLDFQSTTEIVDSKKERLKVRDTDIGKDLESQVKELKKLLYCYKMGIIKSV, encoded by the coding sequence ATGAATATAAAAGAGGAAGAATTAAAATACTTGAAACTTTTAGCTAAAAATTTTCCAACAATTGCTGAAACAGCCACAGAAATAATAAATTTAGAAGCAATTTTATCTTTACCAAAAGGAACGGAACATTTTATAAGTGACATACATGGGGAATATGAAGCTTTTAATCATGTTTTAAAAAATTGTTCAGGTGTAATAAAAGAAAAAATAGAAAATATATTTATAAATTTACCTGAAAAGGAAAAAAATCAATTGGCAACGGTAATATACTATCCTAAAGAAAAAATAGAACTTATTCAATCTATAGGCATAGATATGGAAGAGTGGTATAAAAAAACTATACCAAGAATATTAGAAGTTTTAAAAGTAGTTTCCTCTAAGTATACAAGATCAAAAGTAGGAAAGGCTATGACAAAAGAATTCTCCTACATCATTCAAGAACTTTTATACGAGCGTGCTGAAGAGAAAAATAAAAAGGATTACATAGAAGGTATTATAAATACGATAATAGATATTGGAAGAGGCAAAGAGTTTATAATAAATGTAAGCATGCTTATTCAAAGATTAGTTGTAGATACATTACATATAGTGGGGGATATTTATGATAGAGGACCATATCCACATAAAATAGTGGATAAACTTATGAAATACCATAATGTGGATATTCAATGGGGAAATCATGACATATTATGGGTAGGTGCAGCTTGTGGGCATGGAGCTTGTATAGCAAATGCTATTAGAATATGCTTGAGATACTCTAATAGAGAGATATTAGAAGACGGATATGGAATAAATCTATTACCTTTGGCAACCTTAGCTATGGAGTTTTACGGTGATGATTTATGTAGTGAGTTTAAACCAAAAACAAAAGATAAAAGCAGTGATGAAGAGTTGCTTTCTAAAATGCATAAAGCTATCTCAATTATTCAATTTAAGTTAGAGGGAGAAGTAATAAAAAGAAATTCAACATTTAATATGGAAGATAGACTTTTACTTCATAATTTAGATAACTCATATTTAACATTAGATAGAGATAATCTTTATAGTTTAAATGAAAGAGAAAAAGAGGTAGTAGAGGGATTAATGAGAAGTTTTAAAAATAGTGAAAAACTTCAAGAGCATATAAAGTTTTTATTAGAAAAAGGAAGCGTATATTTAAAAAAGAACTCAAATCTATTATTTCATGGATGTATGCCGTTAGATGAAAAAGGTGGATTTAGAGAGGTAGATATTTTTGGAAAAAAATATTCAGGAAAAAGATTATTTGAAAGATGTGATCAACTTTGTAGAGAGGGATACTATGATGAAAAAAGTATTCAAGGTAAAGATTTTATATGGTATCTTTGGTGTGGGAAAGATTCACCACTTTTTGGAAAAGATAAAATGAGAACTTTTGAAAGATATTTTTTCTCAGATAAAGAGAGTCATAAGGAGAATTATGATTATTATTATGAATTTTCTGAAAACAAAGAGGTTGCTGATAGAATATTAAAAGAGTTTGGAATATTAGATGAATATTCTCATATAATAAATGGCCATGTTCCAGTAAAGGTAAGAAAAGGTGAAACACCAATAAGAGCTCAAGGGAAATTAATTCTTATAGATGGTGGATTTTCAAAAGCTTATCAATCTACAACAGGAATAGCAGGATATACTCTAATATTCAATTCTCATGGAAAGAGATTAGTTTGTCATAAACCATTTGAAAATATTGGAGATTCTGTGGAAAAATGTTTAGATTTTCAATCTACAACTGAGATTGTAGATAGCAAAAAAGAAAGATTAAAAGTAAGAGATACAGATATAGGAAAAGATTTAGAGAGCCAAGTTAAAGAGTTAAAAAAGTTATTATACTGCTATAAAATGGGAATAATAAAAAGTGTATAA